In a genomic window of Zingiber officinale cultivar Zhangliang chromosome 9B, Zo_v1.1, whole genome shotgun sequence:
- the LOC122022597 gene encoding K(+) efflux antiporter 2, chloroplastic-like — protein MGAFFISSRAERTSQLLHQPDVLSIEEVASSTKPVVRAIRRLPKRLKKLIELLPQQEINEEEASLFDMLWLLLASVIFVPAFQKIPGGSPVLGYLAAGILIGPYGFSIIKNVHGTKAIAEFGVVFLLFNIGLELSVERLSSMKKYVFGLGSSQVLVTAVAVGLVAHLVSRQLGPAAIVIGNGLALSSTAVVLQVLQERGESTSRHGRATFSVLLFQDLAVVVLLILIPLISPNSSKGGVGFQAIAEALGLAAVKAIVAITAIIAGGRLLLRPIYKQIAENQNAEIFSANTLLVILGTSLLTARAGLSMALGAFLAGLLLAETEFSLQVESDIAPYRGLLLGLFFMTVGMSIDPKLLLANFPVIMGALSLLIAGKTLVVALVGRLFGISTISAIRVGLLLAPGGEFAFVAFGEAVNQGILSSQLSSLLFLVVGISMALTPWLAAGGQLLASRFEQHDVRSLLPVESETDDLQDHIIICGFGRVGQIIAQLLSERLIPFVALDVRSDRVAAGRALDLPVYFGDAGSREVLHKVGAERACAAAIALDTPGANYRTVWALSKYFPNVKTFVRAHDVDHGINLEKAGASAVVPEILEPSLQLAAAVLAEAKLPTSEIAATINEFRSRHLSELTELCQASGSSLGYGFSRVMPKPKPKPPSSDSDEIEIMEGTLAI, from the exons ATGGG GGCTTTCTTTATAAGCAGTAGAGCAGAAAGGACCTCACAATTGCTTCATCAACCGGATGTCTTAAGCATTGAGGAAGTTGCCTCATCTACCAAGCCTGTGGTTAGAGCAATAAGAAGGCTCCCCAAAAGATTGAAAAAGTTAATTGAACTCTTACCTCAGCAAGAG ATTAATGAAGAAGAAGCCTCTCTCTTTGACATGCTGTGGTTACTTCTAGCTAGTGTTATCTTTGTACCAGCATTCCAGAAAATACCTGGAG GCAGTCCAGTCCTAGGTTATCTTGCAGCTGGCATCTTAATTGGTCCATATGGTTTTTCTATCATCAAGAATGTTCATGGGACAAAGGCTATTGCTGAATTTGGAGTTGTTTTTTTGCTGTTCAATATTGGGCTTGAG CTTTCTGTTGAAAGATTAAGCTCAATGAAGAAATATGTCTTTGGGTTAGGTTCTTCTCAG GTTCTAGTCACTGCTGTAGCTGTTGGATTGGTTGCTCATTTAGTCTCTAGGCAACTAGGTCCAGCAGCAATTGTTATTGGCAATGGCTTGGCACTTTCATCTACAGCAGTTGTGTTGCAG GTGCTGCAAGAACGAGGTGAGAGCACTTCACGCCATGGGCGTGCTACTTTCTCTGTGCTGCTCTTCCAG GATCTTGCAGTGGTGGTTCTTTTGATTTTGATACCTCTCATTTCTCCGAACTCATCAAAAGGAGGG GTGGGATTTCAAGCAATAGCAGAGGCTCTTGGGTTGGCTGCTGTAAAAGCAATAGTTGCTATTACTGCTATAATTGCTGGTGGGCGCTTG CTTCTTCGACCAATTTATAAGCAAATTGCAGAAAACCAAAATGCTGAGATATTTTCTGCAAATACTCTCCTTGTTATTCTAGGAACTAGTCTTCTTACAGCACGG GCTGGACTCTCAATGGCTTTGGGAGCTTTTCTGGCCGGTCTCCTCCTAGCAGAAACTGAGTTTTCCCTACAGGTTGAGTCAGATATTGCTCCTTATCGTGGCCTTCTGTTAGGCCTCTTTTTCATGACG GTTGGTATGTCTATCGATCCAAAACTTCTTCTTGCAAATTTTCCAGTTATTATGGGGGCATTGAGTCTCTTAATTGCTGGAAAGACACTGGTGGTTGCCTTAGTAGGTAGATTATTTGGTATTTCAACTATATCAGCTATAAGAGTAGGTCTTCTACTTGCTCCTGGTGGAGAATTTGCATTTGTCGCATTTGGGGAAGCTGTAAATCAG gGCATCTTATCTTCTCAACTTTCATCGCTACTGTTTCTGGTTGTTGGCATTTCAATGGCTCTTACACCATGGTTGGCAGCTGGAGGCCAATTGCTTGCTTCTAGATTTGAGCAGCATGATGTCAGAAGTCTGTTGCCTGTTGAAAGCGag ACTGATGACTTGCAAGATCATATAATCATTTGTGGATTTGGTCGCGTTGGGCAG ATCATAGCCCAACTTCTTTCCGAGCGGTTAATCCCATTTGTCGCTCTAGACGTCAGAAG TGACCGGGTAGCCGCTGGTCGTGCACTTGACCTTCCTGTGTATTTTGGCGATGCAGGGAGCAGAGAG GTTCTTCATAAAGTTGGGGCTGAGAGAGCTTGTGCTGCTGCAATAGCTCTAGATACTCCTGGGGCAAATTATAGAACAGTTTGGGCTCTTAGCAAATACTTTCCGAATGTAAAGACATTTGTTCGGGCCCACGATGTTGATCATGGCATTAACTTAGAGAAGGCAGGAGCAAGTGCA GTTGTACCAGAGattttggaaccaagtctccagcTAGCGGCTGCTGTTCTTGCAGAG GCCAAGTTGCCGACATCGGAGATAGCTGCCACAATCAATGAGTTCAGATCCCGTCATCTCTCTGAGCTTACCGAG TTATGCCAAGCGAGTGGGAGCTCACTTGGATATGGGTTTTCACGAGTAATGCCAAAGCCAAAGCCAAAGCCTCCGAGTTCAGATTCTGATGAAATCGAAATTATGGAAGGAACATTGGCGATATAA
- the LOC122022719 gene encoding O-glucosyltransferase rumi homolog: MSLFSSAEAARTMAMRAQLEGKGKGNGKGFPIRAVIGLFVALSVLAFFLSNNTFFRSSEQVYQQTINPPNAKRPDRQTSNLQHSKTQPIPITLSCESPTATVCERRSTPMPTPHLTTSYNSPSCPEYFRWIHDDLRHWKSTGITREMIENAHEYATFRLVVLDGRVYVQEYYGKFMTRNVFSLWGILQLVNRYPGRVPDLDLMFNCMDQPAVKSFEYNSSTPPPVFHYCNNDKTWDILFPDWSFWGWPEINIKPWASLLKEMKEANEEMKWIDREPYAFWRGNPHMGGNRFDLLKCNVTDEHDWNARIYAQDWKQEEMQGFRHSDLARQCDNRYRIYVDGLAWSVSQKYIMACNSPTLFLDTPWIEFFQRGLVPGHHYWPIRGNNKCRAIKVAVDFGNGHNEEAQAMGKASSDFFQEEVKMDFVYDYMLHLLTEYAKLLRFKPSIPENATELCLESIACRAPTNVKKFLLESMEKTTHEAEPCSLPPPFTPKELQQMQERKANAAKEVAVLEEEANKF, from the exons ATGTCTTTGTTCTCTTCAGCAGAGGCAGCAAGGACCATGGCGATGAGGGCACAGTTGGAGGGAAAGGGAAAGGGTAATGGAAAGGGTTTCCCTATCAGAGCAGTCATTGGCCTCTTTGTTGCCCTCTCGGTTCTGGCCTTCTTCCTCTCCAACAACACT TTCTTCAGGTCAAGTGAACAAGTCTATCAAcagactataaatcccccgaatGCCAAACGACCCGATCGTCAGACTTCTAATCTACAACACTCCAAAACACAACCTATACCTATCACCTTGTCCTGCGAAAGTCCAACCGCAACGGTTTGTGAAAGACGATCAACTCCAATGCCTACTCCACATCTCACCACTTCCTACAATTCACCTTCCTGTCCTGAATACTTCAGGTGGATCCATGACGATTTGCGCCATTGGAAGTCCACAGGGATCACAAGGGAGATGATCGAGAATGCACATGAGTATGCTACCTTTCGATTGGTGGTGCTTGATGGTCGCGTTTATGTTCAGGAATACTATGGCAAATTCATGACAAGGAATGTTTTCAGCCTGTGGGGCATTCTTCAGCTTGTAAACCGGTATCCTGGACGTGTTCCTGATCTTGATCTCATGTTCAATTGCATGGACCAACCGGCAGTTAAGTCTTTTGAGTACAATTCATCGACTCCACCACCGGTGTTCCATTACTGCAACAACGATAAGACTTGGGATATCCTTTTCCCGGATTGGTCCTTCTGGGGCTG GCCCGAGATCAACATCAAGCCTTGGGCATCGCTGCTGAAGGAAATGAAAGAAGCAAACGAAGAGATGAAGTGGATCGATAGGGAGCCTTATGCATTTTGGAGGGGCAATCCCCATATGGGTGGCAATAGGTTTGATCTTCTCAAGTGTAATGTTACCGATGAACATGACTGGAATGCTAGGATCTACGCACAG GATTGGAAACAAGAGGAAATGCAAGGCTTCCGACACTCAGACCTTGCTAGGCAATGCGATAACAG GTATCGGATTTATGTAGATGGCCTTGCGTGGTCGGTGAGCCAGAAGTACATTATGGCATGCAACTCACCCACATTGTTCTTGGACACTCCTTGGATTGAGTTTTTCCAAAGAGGCCTCGTTCCGGGGCACCATTACTGGCCTATTCGAGGGAACAACAAGTGCAGGGCGATCAAGGTGGCTGTCGACTTTGGCAATGGGCACAACGAAGAG GCACAAGCTATGGGAAAGGCGAGCAGTGACTTCTTCCAAGAAGAAGTGAAGATGGACTTCGTCTACGACTACATGCTACATTTGTTGACAGAATACGCTAAGCTTCTGCGATTCAAACCAAGCATCCCGGAAAATGCCACAGAGTTATGCTTGGAGTCAATTGCCTGCCGTGCCCCGACTAACGTGAAGAAGTTCCTGTTGGAGTCGATGGAGAAGACGACTCATGAGGCAGAGCCATGCTCATTGCCTCCACCCTTCACGCCCAAGGAGCTCCAACAGATGCAGGAGAGGAAGGCAAATGCCGCGAAGGAAGTTGCGGTATTAGAGGAAGAAGCAAACAAGTTCTAA
- the LOC122022718 gene encoding ascorbate transporter, chloroplastic-like yields MAMGTLVSGRGFGSSAVPGTPYHVKCGRAHYKKIYSKLCGDQSAWAGGFILLLQRENCYLSRSILFPVTSCSLSKNTMIAGNAFLGEVAHPPPCYLGNCSNACLTNISFRQRFPARTNCFVSSHGLQLMRRRKLENIGISNDLHDQLVSQLPTRTRANFKSEQYEVPESQLDSLTSSEASSEAVLIGPNVTEVSPWWKQFPKRWVIVLLCFFSFLLCNMDRVNMSIAILPMAAEFNWNSATMGLIQSSFFWGYLLTQIVGGIWADKIGGKLVLGFGVVWWSMATILTPIAAKIGLPFLLVMRAFMGIGEGVAMPAMNNILSKWIPVSERSRSLALVYSGMYLGSVTGLALSPVLIHKFGWPSVFYAFGSLGSIWFALWNANAHSSPKEDPQLSEDESKLILGGSVSKEPVSSIPWKLILSKAPVWALIISHFCHNWGTFILLTWMPTYYNQVLKFNLTESGLFCVLPWLTMAVFANIGGWIADTLVAKGLSITNVRKIMQSIGFLGPAFFLTQLKNANSPALAVLCMACSQGSDAFSQSGLYSNHQDIGPRYAGVLLGLSNTAGVLAGVFGTAVTGLILQRGSWDDVFKVAVVLYIIGTLVWNFFSTGEKILD; encoded by the exons ATGGCGATGGGCACGCTGGTCTCCGGTAGAGGATTCGGCTCATCTGCTGTGCCGG GAACTCCATATCACGTTAAGTGTGGTAGAGCTCATTATAAGAAGATATATTCCAAGTTATGTGGAGATCAATCTGCATGGGCTGGTGGCTTCATTTTGCTCCTGCAAAGAGAAAATTGTTATTTGTCGAGATCTATCTTATTTCCTGTTACTTCTTGTTCACTTTCCAAGAATACCATGATTGCTGGAAATGCCTTCCTTGGGGAGGTGGCACATCCACCGCCATGCTATTTAGGTAATTGCTCAAATGCATGTCTGACTAATATCAGTTTCAGGCAGAGATTTCCAGCAAGAACAAATTGTTTTGTTTCTTCACATGGTCTCCAACTAATGCGGAGGAGAAAACTTGAGAATATTGGAATATCTAATGATCTTCATGATCAATTAGTATCGCAATTGCCTACTAGAACACGCGCAAACTTCAAATCTGAGCAGTATGAGGTGCCAGAGTCACAGCTTGATTCACTAACTTCTTCAGAAGCATCCAGCGAAGCAGTTTTAATTGGTCCAAATGTTACAGAAGTATCTCCTTGGTGGAAACAGTTCCCTAAACGTTGGGTGATTGTGCTATTGTGCTTCTTTTCGTTTCTACTTTGCAATATGGACCGA GTCAACATGAGCATCGCTATCCTTCCAATGGCAGCAGAGTTTAATTGGAATTCAGCAACTATGGGCCTAATTCAGTCATCATTTTTCTGGGGTTACCTACTTACCCAG ATTGTTGGTGGCATCTGGGCAGATAAAATTGGTGGTAAACTGGTTTTAGGCTTTGGTGTTGTTTGGTGGTCTATGGCAACAATTCTAACTCCAATTGCTGCTAAGATTGGACTTCCATTTTTGTTAGTTATGCGTGCTTTCATGGGAATTGGTGAG GGAGTTGCTATGCCTGCAATGAATAACATACTTTCCAAATGGATTCCTGTATCCGAGAGAAGCAGATCTCTTGCACTGGTCTACAGTGGAATGTACCTTGGTTCTGTCACTGGCTTGGCTCTTTCACCAGTTTTAATTCATAAGTTTGGATGGCCTTCTGTTTTCTACGCATTTGGATCACTTGGAAGTATTTGGTTTGCTTTGTGGAATGCTAAT GCACATAGTTCTCCCAAGGAAGACCCACAGCTTAGTGAAGATGAAAGTAAGCTTATCCTTGGAGGAAGTGTCTCAAAGGAGCCCGTCTCTTCCATTCCATGGAAATTAATCTTATCAAAGGCTCCAGTGTGGGCCCTAATAATATCCCATTTTTGTCATAACTGGGGCACCTTTATCCTCTTGACATGGATGCCTACTTATTATAATCAG GTGTTGAAGTTTAATCTCACAGAATCCGGTCTCTTCTGTGTCTTGCCATGGTTAACTATGGCGGTCTTTGCAAATATAGGAGGCTGGATCGCAGATACTCTGGTGGCAAAAGGACTTTCTATAACCAACGTTCGTAAA ATAATGCAGTCAATTGGCTTCCTTGGGCCTGCTTTCTTTCTCACACAGCTAAAGAATGCGAACAGCCCAGCCTTAGCTGTGCTATGTATGGCTTGCAGTCAG GGTAGTGATGCCTTCTCCCAGTCTGGTCTATATTCCAATCATCAAGATATTGGGCCACGATATGCG GGAGTGTTGCTGGGACTATCAAACACAGCCGGAGTTCTTGCTGGAGTGTTTGGCACTGCCGTGACCGGCTTGATTCTACAACGAG GCTCTTGGGATGATGTTTTCAAGGTAGCCGTCGTCTTGTACATCATTGGCACTTTGGTTTGGAACTTTTTTTCCACTGGTGAGAAAATTCTTGACTAA